In Streptomyces paludis, the genomic stretch ACGGAGAGGGCGGAGGTGAGGCACATGCGTCCCGTGTTCCGTCACCGCGCCCAGGGACCCGCCGCGCCCACCGCGCCGCGCCGTCTGCATCTGTACTCCCGGACGCATATCGACCTGCTGCGGGTGGCCGGCGCGCTCTGTCGCCCCTGACCCGCTGTTCTCGCGGCCGCACCCCCTCGTCCGGGGGCCGGCTCCCTCGTTACGGCTGATCAGGAAGGCGTCACCGCCGTGTCCGTCACTCCCGTGTCCTCCTCCGCACCCGAGTCCTCCTCCGCACCCGAGTCCCCCGTACCCGCCCCGCTGCACCTCGCCGTCGCCCTCGACGGCGCCGGCTGGCACCCGGCCGCCTGGCGCGAGCCCGTCGCCCGCCCCCGTGAACTGCTCACCGCCGCCTACTGGACCGACCTCGTCACCGAGGCCGAGCGCGGGCTGCTCGACTTCGTGACCATCGAGGACGCGCTCGGCCTCCAGTCCTCGGCCTTCACCGAGCCCGACGACCGCACCGACCAGGTCCGCGGCCGGCTCGACGCCGTCCTCATCGCCGCGCGGGTCGCCCCGCTGACCCGCCACATCGGTGTGGTGCCGACGGTGGTGGCCACCCACACCGAGCCCTTCCACCTCTCCAAGGCGATCGCCACCCTCGACTATGTGAGCACCGGCCGCGCGGGCCTGCGCGTCCAGGTCTCGGCACGCCCGAACGAGGCCGCGCACTTCGGACGCCGTACGGTTCCCCCCATCCGCTGGGAGGACTACGACACGCCGGCCGTACAGGAGACGGTCGCCGAACTCTTCGACGAGGCCGCCGACTACGTCGAGGTCGTGCGCCGGCTCTGGGACAGCTGGGAGGACGACGCGGAGATCCGGTCCGTCGCCACCGGCCGCTTCATCGACCGAGACAAACTGCACTACATCGACTTCGAGGGCAGGCACTTCAGCGTCAAGGGCCCCTCGATCACCCCCCGCCCGCCCCAGGGCCAGCCGATCGTCAGCGCACTGGCCCACGCGCCCCTCCCGTACCGGCTGGTGGCCCGGTCCGCCGACATCGGTTACGTCACCCCGCACGACGCCGGCCAGGCCCGGGCCATCGTCGAGGAGATCCGCGCCGAGCAGCGGGCCGCCGGCCGCGCGGACGAGACCCTGCACATCTTCGGCGATCTGGTGGTCTTCCTCGACGACGACCCCGCCGAGGCCGCGGCCCGCCGGGAGCGACTGGACGCCCTCGCGGGGGAGCCGTACACGAGCGACGCCCGGATCTTCACCGGAAATCCCGCGCAACTGGCCGATCTGTTGCAGGAGTTGCAGGCCGCCGGGCTCTCCGGCTTCCGGCTGCGCCCCGCCGTCGCCGGACACGACCTGCCGGCGATCACCCGGGGCCTGGTCCCCGAACTCCAGCGCCGGGGCATCTTCCGCCAGGCGTACGAGGCCACCATCCTGCGCGGGCTGCTCGGGCTTGCCCGCCCCGCCAACCGCTACGCCGCTGCCGCCGCGACCGCCTGAGCCAGAAGGAGCCCCACCGTGAGCAAGCCGCTCAAGCAGATCCACCTCGCGGCCCATTTCCCGGGCGTCAACAACACCACCGTCTGGAGCGACCCCGAGGCCGGCAGCCATATCGAGTTCAGCTCCTTCGCCCACTTCGCCCGGACCGCCGAGCGCGCCAAATTCGACTTCCTCTTCCTCGCGGAGGGCCTGCGGCTGCGCGAACAGGGCGGGAAGATATACGACTTGGACGTCGTGGGCCGCCCCGACACCTTCACGGTCCTCGCCGCGCTGGCCGCCGTCACCGAACACCTCGGCCTGACCGGCACCATCAACTCCACCTTCAACGAGCCGTACGAGGTGGCCCGCCAGTTCGCCAGCCTCGACCATCTCTCCGGCGGACGCGCCGCCTGGAACGTGGTCACCTCCTGGGACGCCTTCACCGGCGAGAACTTCCGGCGCGGCGGCTTCCTGCCCAAGGACGAGCGCTACTCGCGCGCCCAGGAGTTCCTGACCACCGCGAACGAACTCTTCGACTCCTGGCGCGGCGACGAGATCGTCGCCGACGCCGCCACCGGCACCTTCCTGCGGGACGCGCGGGCCGGCGCCTTCACGCACCAGGGCCAGCACTTCGACATCCAGGGGCAGTTCAACGTCCCGCGCAGCCCGCAGGGCCGCCCGGTGATCTTCCAGGCCGGGGACTCCGACGAGGGCCGCGAGTTCGCCGCGTCGAGCGCCGACGCCATCTTCAGCCGGTACGCCACCCGCGAGGAGGGCCGGGCGTTCTACACCGACGTCAAGGACCGGCTGGCCCGGTACGGCCGCGACCGCGACCAGCTGCTCATCCTGCCCGCCGCGAGCTTCGTCCTCGGTGACACCGACGCCGAGGCGGCGGAACTCGCCCACGAGGTACGCCGGTCGCAGGTGAGCGGGGCCACGGCCATCAAGCACCTGGAGTTCGTCTGGAACCGGGACCTGTCCGCGTACGACCCGGAAGGACCGCTCCCCGACATCGAGCCCGACCTCGGCGAACACACCATCGCCCGCGGCCGGGCCCAGGTACGGATGTACCGCGACCCGCTGGCCACGGTCCGCGAGTGGCGGGAGCTGGCGGCGGCCAACAAGTGGTCGATCCGCGACCTGGTCATCGAGACCGGCAACCGGCAGAACTTCATCGGCTCCCCGGCCACCGTCGCCGCCACCATCGACGACTTCGTCCAGGCCGACGCCGCCGACGGCTTCATCCTCGTCCCGCACATCACCCCGGGCGGCCTCGACGCCTTCGCCGACCGGGTCGTGCCCCTGCTCCAGGAGCGCGGTGTGTACCGCACGGAGTACACCGGCACCACACTGCGCGACCACCTCGGCCTGACCGAACCGGCCGAGGTTCCTGCCCCCGTCACCGCCCCTGCCACCGCCCCCGTGCCCGCCGACCGCTGAGGAGCGCCCGTACATGTCCGACATCCCGCTCGGCGTCCTCGATCTGGTCCCGATCGCGTCCGGCTCCACCGCCGCCGAGGCGCTGCGCAACTCCATCGACCTGGCCCAGCAGGCAGAGAGGTTCGGTTACGCCCGCTACTGGTACGCCGAGCACCACCTCAACCCCGGTGTGGCCGGCACCTCACCCGCGGTCGTCCTCGCCCTGACCGCCGCCGCGACCTCGACCATCCGGCTCGGCTCCGGCGCCGTACAGCTCGGCCACCGTACCGCCCTGTCCACGGTCGAGGAGTTCGGCCTGATCGACGCGCTGCACCCCGGCCGCCTCGATCTGGGCCTCGGCCGCTCCGGCGGCCGGCCGCCCGGCGCCCCCGCCACCCCGCCGCCGTCCGTGACACCCGTGGTCGACGGCCGCACCCCGGGCGGTCTGCGTATCCCGCCCCCGTTCTCCTTCGCGAAGCTGCTCGGCTCCCCGCGCATCGCGCTCCAGCGGAAACTGCTCCTGCTGCCGAACGCCGAGTCACAGCCGTACGGAGAGCAGATCGACGACATCCTGGCGCTGCTCGCGGGTACGTACCGCTCCGCGGACGGCGTCGAGGCCCATGCCGTACCGGGCGAGGGCGCCGATGTCGAGCTCTGGATCCTGGGCAGCAGCGGTGGCGAGAGCGCCGCGACGGCGGGCGCCAACGGGCTGCGGTTCGCGGCGAATTACCACGTCAGCCCGGCGACGGTACTGGAGGCGGCGGAGGGTTACCGCGCCGCGTTCCGGCCCTCCGGCACCCTGGGCAAGCCGTATGTCAGTGTGTCCGCGGACGTCGTGGTCGCCGAGGACGACGAGACCGCCCGCGAACTCGCCACCGGCTATGGCCTGTGGGTCCGCGGCATCCGTACGGCCGAGGGCGCGATCCCCTTCCCCACACCCGACGAGGCGCGCGCCCACGTCTGGTCCGACGAGGACCGGGAGCTGGTCCAGGACCGTCTGGACACCCAGTTCGTCGGCTCCCCGGGGCGGGTCGCCGACCGGCTGGCCCAGCTCCAGGAGGCCACCGGCGCCGACGAGTTGCTGATCACCACCATCACCCACGGCCACGCGGACCGGGTGCGGTCCTACGAGCTGCTGGCGCGGGAGTGGCGCGCGAGATGAACGGGCACCGGCGCCGGGGAATCCCGGCGCCGGTCCCTTCGGCGGGGCTCACCACCCCATACAGGCCCTAGCCGAGGAGTTCGCGGACGAGCGCGGCGACCTGCTCCGTCTCGATCAGGAACCCGTCGTGACCGTAGGGGGAGTCGATCGGCCGGACACCGTCCGCGGCGGGGATCCCGGCGGCCAGCTCCGCCTGCTGGGACGGCGGGTAGAGGCGGTCGGAGCCGACCCCGGCGACGAGGGTACGCGCGGTCACCCGGCGCAGGGCCGCGCGCGTACCACCACGGCCGCGGCCGATGTCATGGCTGTTCATGGCCTCCGCCAGCGTCACATAGCTGCCCGCGTCGAACCGGCGCACCAGCTTGGCCGCGTGGTGGTCGAGATACGACTCGACCTGGTAGCGGCCCCCGTGCCACGGGTCCTCCGCGCCCTGCGGCCGCCGGCCGAAGCGGACCGCCAGCTCCGGCTCGCTGCGGTACGTGACATGGGCGAGGCGCCGGGCCAGCCCGAGCCCCGTGTGCGGGCCGCGCCCCGGCCCGGCGTCGTGGTAGTCGCCGCCGCGCCAGTACGGGTCCGCGCGGATGGCGTGGAGCTGGGCGCTCGCCCAGGCGATCTGCTCGGCGCTCGCCGCCGCCGCGGTGGCGAGCAGCAGCAGCGCGTCCGTCCGCTCCGGATAGGTCACGGCCCACTCCAGGGCGCGCATCCCGCCCATGGAGCCGCCGGCCACCAACGCCCAGCGTTCGATGCCCAGTTCGTCGGCGAGTCCGGCCTCCGCGGCGACCTGGTCGCGCTGGGTCAGGAACGGGAAGGCGCCGCCCCAGCGCCGCCCGTCCGGGCGGGCCGAGGACGGCCCCGTGCTGCCCTGGCAGCCGCCGAGCACATTCGGCGCGACGACGAACCAGCGGTCGGTGTCCAGGGCCCGCCCGGCGCCGATGAGCCCGTCCCACCAGCCGGGGGAGGGATGGCCGGGGCCCGCGGGTCCGGCGGCATGGCTGTCGCCGGTGAGCGCGTGCGGCACCAGCACGGCGTTGGAGCGGTCCGGCGCGAGCCGGCCCCAGGTCTCGAACGCCAGCCGCACACCGGGGAGTTCACCTCCGGCCTCCAGCGCGAGCGGCGTCCGGCGGGTGTGCCACCGGCGGTGCCCGGACGGATCCCCCTCCCGCCAGGCCCCGGAGGCCGGCGGGAGGGGGACCGCGT encodes the following:
- a CDS encoding putative leader peptide — translated: MRPVFRHRAQGPAAPTAPRRLHLYSRTHIDLLRVAGALCRP
- a CDS encoding LLM class flavin-dependent oxidoreductase, which produces MSSSAPESSSAPESPVPAPLHLAVALDGAGWHPAAWREPVARPRELLTAAYWTDLVTEAERGLLDFVTIEDALGLQSSAFTEPDDRTDQVRGRLDAVLIAARVAPLTRHIGVVPTVVATHTEPFHLSKAIATLDYVSTGRAGLRVQVSARPNEAAHFGRRTVPPIRWEDYDTPAVQETVAELFDEAADYVEVVRRLWDSWEDDAEIRSVATGRFIDRDKLHYIDFEGRHFSVKGPSITPRPPQGQPIVSALAHAPLPYRLVARSADIGYVTPHDAGQARAIVEEIRAEQRAAGRADETLHIFGDLVVFLDDDPAEAAARRERLDALAGEPYTSDARIFTGNPAQLADLLQELQAAGLSGFRLRPAVAGHDLPAITRGLVPELQRRGIFRQAYEATILRGLLGLARPANRYAAAAATA
- a CDS encoding NtaA/DmoA family FMN-dependent monooxygenase (This protein belongs to a clade of FMN-dependent monooxygenases, within a broader family of flavin-dependent oxidoreductases, the luciferase-like monooxygenase (LMM) family, some of whose members use coenzyme F420 rather than FMN.), giving the protein MSKPLKQIHLAAHFPGVNNTTVWSDPEAGSHIEFSSFAHFARTAERAKFDFLFLAEGLRLREQGGKIYDLDVVGRPDTFTVLAALAAVTEHLGLTGTINSTFNEPYEVARQFASLDHLSGGRAAWNVVTSWDAFTGENFRRGGFLPKDERYSRAQEFLTTANELFDSWRGDEIVADAATGTFLRDARAGAFTHQGQHFDIQGQFNVPRSPQGRPVIFQAGDSDEGREFAASSADAIFSRYATREEGRAFYTDVKDRLARYGRDRDQLLILPAASFVLGDTDAEAAELAHEVRRSQVSGATAIKHLEFVWNRDLSAYDPEGPLPDIEPDLGEHTIARGRAQVRMYRDPLATVREWRELAAANKWSIRDLVIETGNRQNFIGSPATVAATIDDFVQADAADGFILVPHITPGGLDAFADRVVPLLQERGVYRTEYTGTTLRDHLGLTEPAEVPAPVTAPATAPVPADR
- a CDS encoding LLM class flavin-dependent oxidoreductase, translating into MSDIPLGVLDLVPIASGSTAAEALRNSIDLAQQAERFGYARYWYAEHHLNPGVAGTSPAVVLALTAAATSTIRLGSGAVQLGHRTALSTVEEFGLIDALHPGRLDLGLGRSGGRPPGAPATPPPSVTPVVDGRTPGGLRIPPPFSFAKLLGSPRIALQRKLLLLPNAESQPYGEQIDDILALLAGTYRSADGVEAHAVPGEGADVELWILGSSGGESAATAGANGLRFAANYHVSPATVLEAAEGYRAAFRPSGTLGKPYVSVSADVVVAEDDETARELATGYGLWVRGIRTAEGAIPFPTPDEARAHVWSDEDRELVQDRLDTQFVGSPGRVADRLAQLQEATGADELLITTITHGHADRVRSYELLAREWRAR
- the metX gene encoding homoserine O-acetyltransferase MetX, yielding MNTAPTPYAVPLPPASGAWREGDPSGHRRWHTRRTPLALEAGGELPGVRLAFETWGRLAPDRSNAVLVPHALTGDSHAAGPAGPGHPSPGWWDGLIGAGRALDTDRWFVVAPNVLGGCQGSTGPSSARPDGRRWGGAFPFLTQRDQVAAEAGLADELGIERWALVAGGSMGGMRALEWAVTYPERTDALLLLATAAAASAEQIAWASAQLHAIRADPYWRGGDYHDAGPGRGPHTGLGLARRLAHVTYRSEPELAVRFGRRPQGAEDPWHGGRYQVESYLDHHAAKLVRRFDAGSYVTLAEAMNSHDIGRGRGGTRAALRRVTARTLVAGVGSDRLYPPSQQAELAAGIPAADGVRPIDSPYGHDGFLIETEQVAALVRELLG